A genome region from Mastacembelus armatus chromosome 8, fMasArm1.2, whole genome shotgun sequence includes the following:
- the tcf20 gene encoding transcription factor 20 isoform X2: MQNFSNSPAPPSLPHGFSGRAGGGPPYPPQPADPQISPRLTDDYTGMQQQSLHRGHHHPSQAGHMLAYAARNRGAVEPLPTPSSIHSSNSNNPYRKDAMDYYFSMGGKDRHRRGGIAYGAGFGYPNIDGHTPHQYRHAGSGSAPAFGLMSPYPVDYGSSAGSAGGAGAGAFSPSHQYNISQNPAMQSVPGSQMQHRPHGQTFPAVHHGQQHRSYSHSGHRMTPQYPHYSPQGGASTGSSGMYSPPPQRYLDGASSTGFDPKVNSSPSVNSSSNSVSSSVAANNVGPMENVQQSYHASNYPGYSPQTHSLHKQATLQHRNSQHSLGVGYDNSVKMQHQGPSPGSIYAKHQASNPSIPQAAAQEIAKSPMHPNAQQAQINQNFSPISNPSPAASAVHSPSCSSSPSPLMGVSEAHGNPSGHGASHPPTSNPRSSHGHGRLLQTMPQLSPTPNSNSSISSCGSSGSHKAHSMSAAGGNSLPPTGRNKMSLGAGIGSREEGSSVYSSSPLDKMQDAGLNSLNALSSQVANLPNTVQHMLLTDTVFSQKKKDGGQMQQTTHSILPAQPRSRNASAASSTSTVKDGGGTSLDAGADEDSAGGSSGTKAERDEQFSEGEHGRVRQMSGASSGSEPASCQLPPQNQTQSQTGQVSHVKIVVSDSTPREPNVSETKANEAHVPPSLSSPSLSCQSSETGPTSHSAPPVSSSPSSVPPAQPNCASEPGSTYNDHKGGHRMAEIKNEVIQSESEGAVEKTEKGCSQQQQDGEVNTQNGQDKENRLHTASRLHKNEREEKHTSEEQQSASSVGVIVSARSEGRHTEKSKHSQENCIEEKQPHSYLRESSSHNGEEGVDLTLYSSHHQKSNFGRPQNPPQPGPHKYGYPESTYGSDLSMKNRGRVGPAESNSRYFGYQQSQTGYGPLHPKDTGSVGEALVKRGQGAGAKGHEENSQIQQFPSLLQEVLQGYNVDRRYGRPEQAFPSHLQQPFQTRHPYGMNENMRSGVAEVSAHSSPMGSSGKPPHSNQRLGSEPDFSTDPQALVKSEVSNTKILQNAEKTEVGAPLPQATDLQQPPPKHINLADYSLPQRKALSNVSTPSSAVQELLLQEPEPLTGTVGQTETQKSSGPILAPSERRSVICDVSPNRRSTPERDREGDREREKSQTGASVIQQPFSCPAAASDLSKKDTGEKPVVKIETASKEAASDTSLQTDHHGSGGANEADVDYHSKSVHSSVVMSADPYRRGNVDVSSMPSHPMSTNPLSSPSRHQSYLHGVDLSVGSGSSFPGYRYGDTRDGGIMPRSNPHFPPHHPYHNIPAQTQTTNKLQMYPHPRGPPHHPHDMSDWVKAMNRPSKEMMMQPGSSPGRHKVGQSEHRQRMLSQTDMAGEQHAAKTSLHHQSAYFDLKMWESAHHGREGPRMIEGDSYYRTQPPPPPPPPPPPPPPPPLPVASHVPAPPQMTHGQNAADPEISRGAAEDSKHPCPPPPCSSTKPPADLNSTLPQVQRQNKAGGSGDTNPLMLRRRVRSFISPIPAKRQLQDASQQRAATNSHHSPAAQSESSHHNDDDLSSSDIPCPRLCSPLPGENTYSQPISPSTAKVMPPRKGRGLKLEAIVQKITPNIKKPAGHGEDESNHYPGFSHSEIPPFNDSQDQDLAHFSRVAGGDDSYMNESHSLNDMIPFRGVDEPGPLPPSAYPCDPHQTSQALKQQDFDFGLAAAVASASGDKEDFALLGPLPPPPPLPRPVQGSPPPSSSALSDIQHFTNTYQQLETRRGEQSAANLLRQKLQESAMGFDDYPGSDYYGTTPPHHSQTQGHMLNRQLQMSSGRSSLSPQDSKPPENVVPKGYFPSGKKKGRPVGSVNKQKRVQNQAQTQTQTQTQAQPQIQAQNTSLSAPPVPPTPTTPATTTQQTAQTTSSTPAPATPPPPDSKVTPPPAPPVLTQVVKVDVESEDTQPETELKPVRRRRRGLKDENEPLEARGRQRRRRRGATAATPSVAKDDPDTPLGAGGTLASNRVCMDPNRKGLFVPHIHVEKKIPEIGAVCTIVNAEEDKMKGERSAVGGKAGGSGIDSLLTSAPSSQLSRRDRESEKREPGEVETTLQSGKALPSSGYVVSGPVITETSHSGRLLCCLCQKWANYKHLGDLYGPYYPADYAAKLPKNQPQVRQCQATTGTNKTGPNSDVSSITVSTVQDSQTQDAQFTKPSAESDYSNSLESNPASLNSTVRTASPAAREEMMMHVAAKFSNTASSSSSSSSSSSSSSTSSTTTTTTTSKTTSLTWDMNLDIQPIPELKREPDLETDQQQAPKQPQPQADEAQQRPQHRKLTSHPRFKRRHKSSEDSPRMVPSNSKASLPFQPPPPALDSLGPLAQLAQLPQMPMDPEELWVHEGCIVWTSGVYLVNGRLYGLQEALDGARETCCSYCEMVGSTLGCYSKGCTLRYHYLCAIEADCSLNEDNFSLRCPKHKFLSTQSLTEPLTQSIRPAKPVSLEQSERG, from the exons ATGCAGAACTTTTCTAACAGTCCAGCTCCCCCCTCACTCCCTCATGGGTTCAGTGGGAGGGCTGGAGGAGGGCCGCCATATCCCCCTCAACCAGCAGATCCCCAGATCTCCCCACGGTTGACGGATGATTACACAGGGATGCAACAGCAGAGCCTGCACAGAGGACACCACCACCCCAGTCAAGCCGGCCACATGCTTGCTTACGCTGCTCGGAACAGAGGAGCCGTGGAGCCGCTGCCAACACCGAGCAGcattcacagcagcaacagcaacaacccGTACAGGAAGGACGCCatggattattatttttcaatgGGTGGGAAGGACAGGCACAGAAGGGGAGGTATAGCTTATGGGGCGGGCTTTGGGTACCCAAATATCGATGGACATACACCTCACCAGTACCGGCACGCTGGATCTGGCTCTGCACCAGCATTTGGCCTGATGTCACCATATCCAGTAGACTATGGCTCCAGTGCCGGTTCAGCTGGAGGTGCTGGTGCTGGCGCGTTCTCTCCTTCTCATCAGTACAATATAAGTCAGAACCCTGCAATGCAGTCAGTGCCAGGTTCTCAGATGCAGCACCGCCCGCATGGGCAAACCTTCCCAGCTGTCCACCATGGACAGCAGCATAGGAGCTATTCACACTCTGGGCACAGAATGACCCCTCAGTACCCACACTACTCCCCACAAGGTGGAGCGTCGACAGGGTCATCAGGAATGTACAGCCCCCCTCCGCAGAGATATCTAGACGGGGCATCTAGTACTGGGTTTGATCCCAAAGTCAACAGTTCTCCCAGTGTTAACTCCAGTTCAAACTCAGTCTCCAGTTCAGTTGCTGCTAACAATGTGGGACCAATGGAGAATGTTCAACAGAGTTACCATGCTTCGAATTATCCTGGATATTCcccacagacacattcacttcACAAGCAAGCCACACTACAGCACCGCAACTCGCAGCACAGTTTAGGTGTAGGATATGACAACTCCGTCAAAATGCAGCACCAGGGCCCGTCTCCGGGGTCTATATATGCTAAACATCAAGCCTCCAATCCCAGTATACCTCAAGCAGCAGCTCAAGAAATAGCCAAATCCCCAATGCATCCGAATGCTCAACAAGCCCAGATTAACCAAAACTTTAGTCCGATATCCAACCCGTCTCCAGCTGCCTCTGCGGTGCATTCCCCCAGCTGTAGctcctctccttcccctctCATGGGTGTCTCAGAGGCACATGGAAACCCCTCAGGTCATGGCGCTTCACACCCTCCTACATCAAACCCCCGTAGCAGCCATGGCCATGGTAGATTACTGCAGACCATGCCTCAGTTAAGTCCCACACCCAACTCAAATAGCAGCATCAGTAGTTGTGGTAGCAGTGGCAGTCATAAAGCTCACAGCATGAGTGCAGCTGGAGGGAACAGTCTCCCTCCGACGGGCCGCAACAAAATGAGCCTAGGTGCAGGCATTGGATCCAGAGAGGAAGGCTCTTCTGTTTATTCGTCTTCTCCACTTGATAAAATGCAGGATGCTGGCCTGAATAGTCTTAATGCCTTGAGCTCCCAAGTAGCCAATTTACCAAACACAGTTCAGCACATGCTGCTCACTGACACAGTGTTttcacagaagaagaaagatggcGGGCAGATGCAACAGACAACACATAGCATACTCCCAGCCCAACCAAGGAGTCGAAATGCGAGTGCTGCCTCAAGTACTAGCACAGTCAAAGATGGAGGTGGAACCAGTTTAGATGCTGGTGCTGACGAGGACTCGGCCGGCGGCTCATCGGGGACCAAGGCGGAGCGAGACGAGCAGTTTTCTGAGGGGGAACATGGGAGAGTGAGGCAGATGAGTGGTGCGAGCAGTGGGTCTGAACCAGCTAGCTGTCAGCTTCCACCCCAGAATCAAACCCAGTCACAGACGGGACAAGTGTCACATGTTAAAATAGTCGTCTCTGATTCAACGCCAAGAGAACCAAATGTTtctgaaacaaaagcaaatgaagcTCACGTTCCTCCTTCGTTATCATCTCCATCTCTAAGCTGTCAGTCATCAGAAACTGGCCCGACGTCACATTCAGCACCTCCAGTTTCCTCATCCCCCTCCAGTGTTCCTCCTGCTCAGCCAAATTGTGCCTCAGAGCCTGGTTCAACATATAACGACCACAAAGGCGGCCACAGGAtggcagaaattaaaaatgaagttaTCCAGAGTGAAAGTGAAGGCGCAgttgagaaaacagagaaaggctGTAGCCAACAACAACAAGATGGAGAAGTCAATACACAAAATGGTCAGGACAAAGAAAATAGATTGCACACTGCATCCAGATTACACAAAAATGAGAGGGAAGAAAAGCACACATCTGAGGAACAGCAAAGCGCCAGTAGTGTTGGCGTGATTGTTTCAGCTCGGTCTGAGGGAAGgcacacagaaaaaagcaaacattCCCAAGAAAACTGTATAGAAGAGAAACAGCCTCATTCTTATTTGAGAGAGTCGAGCAGTCATAACGGGGAGGAAGGTGTAGATCTGACTCTGTATTCCTCCCACCACCAGAAATCAAATTTTGGACGGCCTCAAAATCCTCCACAGCCTGGACCGCATAAATATGGCTACCCAGAGTCAACATATGGCTCAGATTTGTCAATGAAGAACAGAGGGAGGGTGGGCCCAGCGGAATCCAATTCCAGATACTTTGGGTACCAGCAGTCACAAACTGGCTATGGGCCTCTGCATCCAAAAGACACTGGTTCTGTAGGTGAGGCTTTGGTAAAGAGAGGGCAAGGAGCAGGAGCTAAAGGTCATGAGGAAAATTCACAAATCCAGCAGTTTCCAAGCCTTTTACAAGAGGTTCTTCAAGGTTATAATGTAGACAGACGGTACGGCAGACCAGAACAGGCATTTCCTTCTCATCTTCAACAACCGTTTCAAACCAGACACCCATATGGCATGAATGAAAATATGAGAAGTGGAGTAGCTGAGGTTTCAGCTCATTCTAGCCCAATGGGCAGCTCTGGAAAACCCCCACATTCAAACCAGAGGCTTGGGAGTGAGCCTGATTTCTCCACTGATCCTCAAGCTTTAGTGAAGTCTGAAGTGTCCAATACTAAGATTTTGCAAAACGCTGAAAAAACTGAAGTGGGTGCACCTTTGCCGCAGGCTACAGACTTGCAGCAACCCCCACCTAAACACATAAACTTAGCTGACTACTCTCTACCACAGAGAAAAGCCTTATCTAATGTGTCCACACCGTCCTCTGCTGTGCAGGAGCTCCTTTTGCAAGAACCAGAACCACTAACGGGCACCGTCGGTCAAACTGAGACTCAGAAATCATCAGGCCCCATATTAGCCCCATCAGAGCGACGCTCTGTCATCTGTGATGTGTCGCCAAACCGACGCAGCACACCGGAGAGGGACAGGGAAGGTGACAGAGAGCGGGAAAAAAGTCAGACCGGAGCCTCCGTGATTCAACAGCCTTTTTCCtgtccagcagcagccagtgatctCAGTAAAAAGGACACCGGAGAAAAACCAGTGGTGAAAATAGAAACAGCATCAAAAGAAGCTGCCTCAGACACAAGtttacagactgatcatcatgGCAGTGGAGGAGCTAATGAGGCTGATGTGGATTATCATTCCAAGTCTGTTCATTCTTCTGTTGTAATGAGTGCTGACCCCTACAGGCGAGGTAATGTTGATGTTTCCTCCATGCCTTCTCATCCAATGAGCACTAATCCTTTATCTTCACCCTCAAGGCATCAGTCCTACCTTCATGGGGTTGACTTATCAGTTGGCAGCGGCAGCAGTTTTCCTGGATACCGGTATGGAGATACAAGAGATGGCGGTATAATGCCACGCAGCAACCCCCATTTCCCCCCCCACCATCCATACCACAACATTCCTGCCCAGACTCAAACCACAAATAAGCTTCAAATGTATCCTCACCCTCGCGGACCCCCACATCACCCCCACGACATGAGTGACTGGGTGAAAGCAATGAACAGGCCATCGAAGGAGATGATGATGCAGCCTGGTTCTTCTCCAGGAAGACATAAGGTTGGCCAGTCGGAGCACAGGCAGAGGATGCTCTCCCAGACCGACATGGCTGGTGAACAACATGCAGCCAAAACGTCTCTCCATCATCAGAGCGCTTACTTTGACTTGAAAATGTGGGAGTCAGCACATCATGGAAGAGAAGGACCTAGAATGATAGAAGGAGACTCCTACTACAGAACAcagccacctcctcctcctcctcctcctcctcctcctcctcctcctcctcctcttccagtAGCTTCACATGTCCCTGCTCCTCCACAAATGACTCATGGCCAAAATGCTGCTGACCCCGAGATCtccagaggagctgcagaggacTCCAAACACCCCTGCCCACCTCCTCCCTGCAGCTCCACCAAGCCCCCTGCTGACCTGAACTCCACTCTGCCGCAGGTGCAGCGTCAGAATAAAGCTGGTGGTTCTGGGGACACAAATCCACTAATGTTGAGGAGGCGGGTTCGTTCTTTTATCTCTCCTATTCCTGCCAAAAGGCAACTCCAGGATGCGTCTCAGCAGAGGGCTGCCACAAATTCACATCACTCCCCTGCCGCTCAGTCCGAGTCTAGCCATCACAACGACGATGACTTATCTAGTTCAGATATCCCATGTCCCAGGCTCTGTTCCCCTCTGCCCGGAGAGAACACCTACTCACAGCCCATATCTCCATCGACTGCCAAGGTTATGCCTCCCAGGAAAGGCAGAGGGTTGAAACTGGAGGCAATAGTGCAGAAAATCACACCGAATATTAAAAAGCCAGCAGGCCATGGAGAGGATGAGTCAAATCATTACCCAGGTTTCTCTCACTCTGAAATACCACCTTTTAATGATTCACAGGACCAAGACTTAGCACATTTCTCTAGAGTAGCAGGAGGGGATGATAGCTACATGAATGAAAGTCACTCATTAAATGACATGATTCCTTTCAGAGGGGTCGATGAGCCTGGGCCTTTACCTCCATCTGCCTACCCATGTGATCCACATCAGACATCTCAAGCCCTCAAACAACAAGACTTTGACTTTGGGTTAGCGGCCGCTGTGGCATCAGCATCTGGTGACAAGGAGGATTTCGCTTTGCTCGGACCTTTGCCCCCTCCTCCGCCTCTCCCTCGCCCAGTCCAGGGTTCCCCACCTCCATCCTCATCTGCCCTGTCAGACATTCAGCATTTCACCAACACCTATCAACAGCTGGAGACGAGACGAGGAGAACAGTCTGCTGCTAACCTTCTTCGACAGAAACTTCAAGAATCTGCCATGGGATTTGATGATTATCCTGGCAGTGACTACTATGGAACCACCCCTCCCCACCACAGCCAGACGCAAGGGCACATGCTGAACAGACAGCTTCAGATGTCCTCTGGTAGGTCCAGTCTGTCGCCACAAGATTCTAAGCCACCAGAAAATGTTGTGCCCAAAGGCTATTTCCCATCAGGCAAGAAGAAAGGCAGGCCCGTAGGGAGCGTGAATAAACAAAAGCGGGTCCAGAACCAagctcagacacagacacagacacagacacaggcccAGCCTCAAATCCAGGCACAGAACACCAGTCTGAGTGCTCCTCCGGTACCACCCACTCCAACTACACCTGCCACCACAACTCAGCAAACAGCACAGACCACCAGTAGCACTCCAGCGCCTGCGACACCCCCCCCGCCAGACAGTAAAGTCACCCCTCCACCTGCCCCACCTGTTTTAACCCAGGTAGTTAAGGTGGATGTTGAGAGTGAGGACACGCAGCCAGAGACTGAGCTCAAACCTGTGCGACGGAGACGCAGAGGATTGAAAGATGAAAACGAGCCGCTGGAAGCAAGAGGACGACAGAGGAGGCGAAGGAGAGGAGCAACGGCAGCAACACCATCGGTGGCTAAAGATGACCCAGACACACCTTTAGGGGCAGGAGGGACACTCGCCTCAAATAGAGTGTGCATGGATCCCAATAGAAAGGGCCTGTTTGTTCCACACATACATGTGGAGAAGAAAATCCCAGAGATCGGGGCAGTGTGCACTATTGTAAACGCAGAGGAGGACAAGATGAAAGGAGAGCGTAGTGCAGTCGGAGGCAAAGCAGGCGGGAGTGGAATTGATTCTCTCCTGACCTCGGCTCCTTCATCCCAGTTATCTCGGCGAGACAGAGAATCAGAGAAAAGGGAGCCAGGCGAGGTGGAAACTACACTTCAGTCAGGAAAAGCACTTCCTTCTTCTGGCTATGTTGTTTCAGGCCCTGTGATTACAGAGACCAGTCATTCTGGCCGTCTGCTTTGCTGCCTGTGTCAGAAATGGGCGAATTACAAACACCTCGGAGATCTCTATGGGCCTTACTATCCAGCTGATTATGCTGCAAAACTCCCCAAGAACCAGCCCCAGGTCAGACAGTGTCAAGCAACCAcaggcacaaacaaaacaggaccAAATTCAGACGTAAGCTCGATCACTGTGAGCACCGTCCAAGATTCACAAACACAAGATGCTCAGTTTACCAAGCCCTCAGCTGAGAGCGACTATTCCAACAGCCTTGAATCAAACCCAGCCTCTCTTAACAGTACAGTCAGAACTGCCTCCCCAGCTGCTAGAGAGGAAATGATGATGCATGTGGCTGCCAAGTTCAGTAACACcgcctcctcttcttcttcctcctcctcctcctcctcctcctcctccacctcctccaccaccaccaccactaccaccagTAAGACAACATCTCTAACCTGGGACATGAATCTGGATATCCAACCTATCCCTGAGCTAAAGAGAGAGCCAGACCTAGAAACCGACCAGCAACAGGCGCCAAAGCAGCCTCAGCCGCAGGCAGACGAAGCTCAGCAGAGACCTCAGCACAGGAAGCTGACTTCACATCCCCGCTTTAAAAGGAGGCATAAATCCAGTGAGGATTCCCCCAGAATGGTGCCATCCAACAGTAAGGCGTCCCTGCCTTTCCAGCCCCCTCCGCCAGCCTTGGACTCCCTGGGACCCCTGGCACAGCTCGCCCAGCTGCCTCAGATGCCCATGGACCCAGAGGAGTTGTGGGTCCATGAGGGATGCATAGTGTGGACCAGTGGAGTGTACCTTGTCAATGGGAGACTGTACGGCCTGCAGGAGGCACTAGATGGCGCCAGAGAAACA TGCTGCTCTTACTGTGAGATGGTTGGCTCCACCCTGGGCTGCTACAGTAAAGGCTGTACACTTCGCTATCATTACCTGTGTGCTATTGAAGCAG ATTGCTCTCTGAACGAAGATAACTTCTCGCTGCGGTGTCCGAAGCACAAG TTCCTTTCCACCCAATCACTGACAGAGCCG CTTACCCAGAGCATCCGGCCAGCCAAGCCAGTGTCCCTGGAGCAGTCGGAGAGAGGCTGA